One genomic segment of Parus major isolate Abel chromosome 10, Parus_major1.1, whole genome shotgun sequence includes these proteins:
- the REC114 gene encoding meiotic recombination protein REC114, producing the protein MAEAAGGGCGSEPGLASAPGSASDTSLLGGATVWPLKRYGRFLPPKDGDDERQNTSWKVFESNEESGPLVLTIVESGHFFISQERTVLEGFSLIDSHKWLKIVRRAECLLLRAQAKNECRMFRVQFGGSSKEEVQEHCCSCVQKLSEYIPVQGAEEQSQQLCHTSQDTQGMDIEHAPDEPLPDSCTSLGERRSVAQLAQSVLRQRPELPPALPHPAWSARELGPFIRLCLMDQHFPAFVEDVERELHRLAEE; encoded by the exons TGGCTTCGGCGCCGGGCAGCGCCAGCGACACCTCCCTCCTGGGTGGCGCCACAGTGTGGCCCTTGAAGCGCTACGGTCGCTTCCTCCCCCCTAAGGACGGTGACGATGAGCGGCAAAACACCTCTTGGAAG GTGTTTGAATCAAATGAAGAATCAGGCCCTCTTGTCCTTACCATTGTGGAGTCTGgccatttctttatttcccaaGAGCGAACAGTGCTG gaagGCTTTTCCCTGATCGATTCCCACAAGTGGCTGAAGATAGTGAGGAGAGCAGAGTGCCTGCTGCTCCGGGCACAGGCCAAG AACGAGTGCCGCATGTTCCGTGTGCAGTTCGGAGGGAGCTCCAAGGAGGAGGTGCaggagcactgctgcagctgtgtccaGAAACTCAGCGAGTACATCCCGGTGCAGGGGGCTGAGgaacagagccagcagctctgccacaccAGCCAGGACACCCAGGGCATGGACATTGAGCACGCA CCAGATGAGCCTCTCCCAGACTCCTGCACAAGCCTTGGAGAAAGAAGATCTGTAGCACAGCTCGCACag TCGGTGCTGCGGCAGCGGCCGGAGCTGCCCCCGGCATTGCCGCACCCAGCCTGGAGCGCCCGGGAGCTGGGGCCCTTCATCCGCCTCTGCCTCATGGACCAGCACTTCCCAGCCTTCGTGGAGGACGTGGAGAGGGAACTGCACAGGCTCGCCGAGGAGTGA